One Erythrobacter sp. SDW2 genomic region harbors:
- the dksA gene encoding RNA polymerase-binding protein DksA produces MAVSARDDSDILKEVKGNLGADYVPSEDEPYMNEKQQDYFRMLLLEWKKSIHASAGATLQSLQDGPIREPDLNDRASSETDWGIELRTRDRQRKLISKIDSALRRIDQGEYGYCEVTGDPIGLKRLIARPVATMTVEAQEAHERREKISRDD; encoded by the coding sequence ATGGCCGTTTCGGCGCGTGACGACAGCGATATCCTGAAAGAAGTGAAGGGCAATCTGGGGGCGGATTACGTCCCCAGCGAAGACGAGCCCTACATGAACGAGAAGCAGCAGGACTATTTCCGCATGCTGCTGCTCGAATGGAAGAAATCCATCCACGCTTCCGCCGGGGCAACGCTGCAATCGCTGCAGGACGGTCCGATCCGCGAGCCGGACCTCAACGATCGTGCATCGAGCGAGACCGACTGGGGCATCGAACTGCGCACGCGTGATCGCCAGCGCAAGCTCATCTCCAAGATCGACAGCGCGCTGCGCCGGATCGACCAGGGCGAATATGGCTATTGCGAAGTCACCGGCGATCCCATCGGGCTGAAACGGCTGATCGCGCGTCCGGTCGCAACGATGACCGTCGAGGCGCAGGAAGCGCACGAACGGCGCGAGAAAATCTCCCGCGACGACTGA
- a CDS encoding PilZ domain-containing protein, which translates to MSAVDTRNISRDSLFLMADLRLEGAEALERVKVRNLSAGGMMAEGSVRVLRGSRLSVKLRNIDWVEGSVAWVQDNRFGIAFAREIDPALARVQQASVDDLSSPRYVRPSSIQPGHIGTPAGALRKI; encoded by the coding sequence ATGTCTGCCGTAGACACACGCAATATTTCCCGTGACAGCCTGTTCCTGATGGCCGACCTGCGCCTTGAGGGAGCCGAGGCGCTCGAGCGGGTCAAGGTGCGCAACCTGTCGGCCGGCGGAATGATGGCAGAGGGTTCCGTCAGGGTCCTGCGCGGTTCGCGCCTTTCGGTGAAGCTGCGTAACATCGACTGGGTCGAAGGCAGCGTTGCCTGGGTCCAGGACAACCGCTTCGGCATTGCCTTCGCCCGCGAAATCGATCCGGCGCTTGCCCGCGTGCAGCAGGCCAGCGTCGACGATTTGTCGAGCCCGCGGTATGTCCGGCCGTCGAGCATCCAGCCGGGGCATATCGGCACTCCCGCGGGCGCGTTGCGCAAAATCTGA
- a CDS encoding GNAT family N-acetyltransferase: protein MSDAAFTARILGGVGEVEAAHWDALGGADNPFMSHAFLTAMEDSGSVGPGTGWQAAPIVIESARENGGGLPLAALPAYLKGHSQGEYVFDHSWADAYQRAGGRYYPKLQIAAPFTPATGPRLLLADEALGVPLLRAAEQLCEQNRFSSAHATFIDPAQLPIFEAAGWLLRSDIQFHWENRGYGSFDDFLGELASRKRRALRKERASAQEAVEIRHLTGAEITEAEWDAFWVFYQDTGARKWGSPYLTREAFSLLGTRMGEKLLLIFAYRDGRPVAGAMNVIGPDALYGRYWGCTEQVPFLHFELCYYQAIDAAIALGLKRVEAGAQGGHKLARGYEPVRTWSAHWIADPGFREAVADFLERERRGVEADRNYLDQRTPFRKG, encoded by the coding sequence ATGAGCGACGCGGCCTTCACTGCACGCATTCTCGGCGGGGTCGGCGAAGTCGAAGCGGCGCATTGGGACGCGCTCGGCGGGGCCGACAACCCCTTCATGTCGCACGCCTTCCTCACCGCGATGGAGGATTCGGGCAGCGTCGGTCCGGGGACGGGTTGGCAGGCGGCCCCGATCGTGATCGAAAGCGCCCGGGAAAACGGTGGCGGGCTGCCGCTGGCGGCGCTTCCGGCCTATCTCAAGGGCCACAGCCAGGGCGAATATGTCTTCGACCACAGCTGGGCCGATGCCTACCAGCGGGCCGGCGGGCGCTACTATCCCAAGCTCCAGATCGCCGCGCCTTTCACCCCCGCCACCGGGCCGCGCCTGCTGCTGGCGGACGAGGCGCTGGGGGTGCCTTTGCTCCGCGCTGCCGAGCAACTCTGCGAGCAGAACCGCTTCTCCAGCGCCCATGCGACCTTCATCGATCCGGCGCAGCTGCCGATTTTCGAGGCGGCGGGCTGGCTGCTGCGCAGCGACATCCAGTTCCACTGGGAGAACCGGGGTTATGGCAGCTTCGACGACTTTCTCGGGGAACTGGCCAGCCGCAAGCGCCGCGCCTTGCGCAAGGAACGGGCCAGCGCGCAGGAGGCGGTCGAGATCCGGCACCTCACCGGCGCGGAGATCACCGAGGCCGAATGGGACGCGTTCTGGGTGTTCTACCAGGATACGGGCGCGCGAAAGTGGGGCTCACCCTATCTGACCCGCGAGGCGTTCAGCCTGTTGGGGACACGGATGGGGGAGAAGCTGCTGCTGATCTTCGCCTATCGCGACGGGCGGCCGGTTGCAGGGGCAATGAACGTGATCGGGCCGGATGCGCTTTATGGCCGTTACTGGGGCTGCACCGAGCAGGTGCCGTTCCTGCATTTCGAGCTGTGCTATTACCAGGCGATCGATGCGGCGATCGCGCTTGGCCTCAAGCGGGTCGAGGCGGGGGCGCAGGGCGGTCACAAGCTGGCCCGGGGGTACGAACCGGTCCGGACCTGGTCGGCGCACTGGATCGCCGATCCGGGGTTTCGCGAAGCGGTGGCCGATTTCCTCGAGCGCGAGCGGCGCGGGGTCGAGGCCGACCGCAACTATCTCGACCAGCGAACGCCTTTTCGAAAAGGCTAG
- a CDS encoding aminotransferase class I/II-fold pyridoxal phosphate-dependent enzyme, with product MSETQDLFSKFDDLIGMRAALLEGGQEDPFSLVMEKVLSPTQAICNGRDTILLGTYNYMGMTFDDDVIAAGKQAYDDFGAGTTGSRVLNGTFFHHRDVEDALKEFYAMDHAMVFSTGYQANLGIISTIAGKGDYIVLDIDSHASIWDGCKMGDAEVVPFKHNDIEAMEKRLKRIPEGAGKLVVLEGVYSMLGDIAPLAEMVAVAKKHGAMVLVDEAHSMGFIGDHGRGVCEAAGCIDDVDFIIGTFSKSVGTVGGFCVSNHPKFEIMRLVCRPYVFTAALPPAVMASSATSIRKLMHGGNKRAHLWENSRTLHAGLRGLGFQLGTEEPQSAIIAVVMPDLERGAAMWEALLKEGLYVNLARPPATPAGMTLLRCSLCAEHTAEQVQTILGMFERAGKAIGII from the coding sequence ATGAGCGAAACTCAAGACCTTTTCAGCAAGTTCGACGATCTGATCGGAATGCGTGCCGCCTTGCTGGAAGGCGGGCAGGAAGACCCGTTCAGCCTGGTGATGGAGAAGGTGCTGAGCCCGACGCAGGCGATCTGCAACGGGCGCGACACGATCCTGCTCGGCACCTACAACTACATGGGCATGACCTTCGACGACGACGTGATCGCCGCCGGCAAGCAGGCCTATGACGATTTCGGCGCGGGGACGACCGGCAGCCGGGTCCTCAACGGCACGTTCTTCCATCACCGCGATGTCGAGGATGCGCTGAAGGAATTCTACGCCATGGATCACGCCATGGTGTTCTCGACCGGCTACCAGGCCAATCTCGGCATCATCAGCACCATCGCCGGCAAGGGCGACTACATCGTGCTCGACATCGACAGCCACGCCAGCATCTGGGACGGTTGCAAGATGGGCGACGCCGAAGTCGTGCCCTTCAAGCACAACGATATCGAGGCGATGGAGAAGCGGCTCAAGCGCATTCCCGAAGGCGCGGGCAAGCTGGTGGTGCTGGAAGGCGTCTATTCCATGCTCGGCGATATCGCCCCCCTGGCCGAGATGGTCGCGGTGGCAAAGAAGCACGGCGCCATGGTGCTGGTCGACGAGGCCCACTCGATGGGCTTCATCGGCGATCACGGGCGCGGCGTGTGCGAAGCGGCGGGCTGCATCGACGATGTCGATTTCATCATCGGCACCTTCTCCAAGAGCGTCGGCACGGTCGGCGGCTTCTGCGTTTCCAACCACCCCAAGTTCGAGATCATGCGGCTGGTTTGCCGCCCCTATGTCTTCACCGCCGCGCTGCCCCCCGCAGTGATGGCCTCGAGCGCCACCTCGATCCGCAAGCTCATGCATGGCGGCAACAAGCGGGCGCATCTGTGGGAGAATTCGCGCACGCTCCACGCCGGCCTGCGCGGGCTCGGCTTCCAGCTCGGCACCGAGGAGCCGCAGAGCGCGATCATCGCCGTGGTGATGCCCGATCTCGAACGCGGGGCGGCGATGTGGGAGGCGCTCTTGAAGGAAGGCCTCTACGTCAACCTCGCCCGCCCGCCTGCGACCCCGGCGGGGATGACCCTGCTGCGCTGCTCGCTCTGCGCCGAACATACGGCCGAGCAGGTGCAGACCATTCTGGGCATGTTCGAGCGGGCCGGGAAGGCTATCGGGATCATCTAA
- a CDS encoding response regulator: MAKRILVVEDNDLNRKLFCDVLRSRGHEVLGCDDGQQVIAAAREFSPDLAIMDIQLPHISGVELIATMKKDPQLATIPVLAVTAYAGKGDEEKIRDAGAADYLSKPVSIGPFMAAVQRLL, from the coding sequence GTGGCAAAGAGAATACTGGTTGTCGAGGACAACGACCTCAACCGGAAATTGTTCTGCGATGTGCTGCGGTCAAGGGGGCACGAGGTACTGGGCTGCGATGATGGCCAGCAGGTCATCGCCGCCGCGCGGGAATTCTCGCCCGACCTCGCCATCATGGACATCCAGTTGCCGCATATTTCCGGAGTCGAGCTGATCGCCACCATGAAGAAGGACCCGCAGCTCGCGACCATTCCGGTGCTCGCCGTCACCGCCTATGCGGGCAAGGGCGACGAGGAGAAAATCCGCGATGCCGGGGCCGCCGATTATCTCTCAAAGCCGGTATCGATCGGCCCCTTCATGGCCGCGGTCCAGCGCCTGCTCTGA
- a CDS encoding HAD family hydrolase, translated as MNRPLIISDCDEVLLHMVAHFRDFLDEQHGIDFALDNGDWGKALTWQASGETVEPVEIWKYLNLFFDTEMDRQDPIKGAVEAINTLAQQADVVILTNLLDERRDRRAEQLQRYGIHAPVYTNQGPKGPALAKILAEHQPSKAVFIDDLAQHHGSAAEVVPHITRLHLCGEPAIAPHIACGEKAGHAHARIDEWEHALPWILARLEEDE; from the coding sequence ATGAACCGCCCGCTTATCATTTCCGACTGCGACGAAGTGCTGCTGCACATGGTCGCGCATTTCCGCGATTTCCTTGACGAGCAGCACGGCATCGACTTCGCGCTCGACAATGGCGACTGGGGCAAGGCGCTGACCTGGCAGGCCAGCGGCGAGACGGTCGAACCGGTCGAGATCTGGAAATATCTCAACCTGTTCTTCGACACCGAAATGGACCGGCAGGACCCGATCAAGGGCGCGGTCGAGGCGATCAACACGCTGGCGCAGCAGGCCGATGTGGTGATCCTGACCAATCTGCTCGACGAGCGGCGCGACCGCCGGGCCGAGCAATTGCAGCGCTACGGCATCCATGCACCGGTCTATACCAACCAGGGCCCCAAGGGTCCGGCGCTGGCCAAGATCCTTGCGGAGCACCAGCCTTCGAAGGCGGTGTTCATCGACGATCTCGCCCAGCACCACGGCTCGGCGGCCGAAGTCGTGCCGCATATCACCCGGCTGCACCTGTGCGGCGAACCGGCGATTGCGCCGCATATCGCCTGCGGCGAGAAGGCCGGCCATGCCCATGCCAGGATCGACGAGTGGGAGCATGCGCTGCCGTGGATCCTTGCCCGACTGGAGGAAGACGAATGA
- a CDS encoding GSU2403 family nucleotidyltransferase fold protein, translated as MADIVRPFSAEQARALINLRPRYESLIEAQRALAQLPYNLVRKRVGEREYLYEAIDRLNNGKSLGPMTPELEQRLADYRSQKADLQGRIATAEELVAEIGRLAKPLRLPTLAETAGELLRELDRRRLLDGTLLVVGTNCIPAYSVEAAGAISDAPDETEDFDLAWAADEQAEDMALWNALKAVDPTYTLNTERTFQARNRKSYEVELLAAPSRIGTMGAREKPKPIPLPEQEWLLLGTPVDQVVPCRDGRAARLVVPDPRWFALHKLWLGAQAKRNPLKRRKDVAQGLAVLSAVADAMPQYPLDEAFVATIPPELEPYWQQWQASRS; from the coding sequence ATGGCCGATATCGTTCGTCCCTTTTCTGCCGAGCAGGCGCGCGCGCTGATCAACCTGCGTCCGCGCTACGAGTCATTGATCGAGGCGCAGCGCGCCTTGGCGCAGCTGCCCTACAACCTCGTGCGCAAGCGGGTCGGTGAACGCGAGTATCTCTACGAAGCGATCGACCGGCTGAATAACGGCAAGAGCCTTGGGCCGATGACACCGGAGCTCGAACAGCGACTGGCCGATTATCGCAGCCAAAAGGCCGACTTGCAGGGCCGCATCGCGACGGCCGAGGAACTTGTCGCGGAAATCGGCCGGTTGGCGAAACCGTTACGTTTGCCGACGCTGGCGGAAACGGCCGGCGAGCTCTTGCGCGAGCTTGACCGGCGGCGACTGCTCGATGGCACATTGCTGGTCGTCGGTACCAACTGCATCCCGGCCTACTCGGTCGAAGCGGCAGGTGCGATTTCCGATGCACCTGACGAGACGGAGGATTTCGACCTCGCCTGGGCCGCAGACGAGCAAGCCGAGGATATGGCGCTCTGGAACGCGCTCAAGGCGGTCGATCCCACCTACACGCTCAACACCGAGCGGACGTTCCAGGCCCGCAACCGCAAGTCCTACGAAGTCGAACTGCTCGCCGCGCCATCGCGTATCGGCACCATGGGAGCGCGAGAAAAGCCCAAGCCGATTCCGCTGCCGGAACAGGAATGGCTGCTGCTCGGCACCCCGGTCGACCAGGTCGTGCCCTGCCGCGACGGGCGGGCGGCACGGCTGGTGGTGCCCGATCCGCGCTGGTTTGCGCTGCACAAGCTGTGGCTGGGAGCGCAGGCCAAACGCAATCCTCTGAAGCGGCGCAAGGATGTGGCGCAGGGACTGGCCGTGCTGAGCGCGGTGGCGGACGCCATGCCGCAATATCCGCTGGACGAGGCCTTCGTGGCGACCATTCCACCCGAGCTGGAACCCTATTGGCAGCAGTGGCAGGCCAGCCGCAGCTGA
- a CDS encoding acyl carrier protein, with protein MDRAAVDSQIREIIDPFNKKGVEITDASTFQNDLEFDSLTVMDFVAEIEDAFDIIISMNQQAEIENYGQLVDAVTKMAAN; from the coding sequence ATGGACCGCGCCGCAGTCGACAGCCAGATCCGCGAGATCATCGATCCCTTCAACAAGAAGGGCGTCGAGATCACCGACGCCAGCACCTTCCAGAACGACCTCGAGTTCGACAGCCTGACGGTGATGGATTTCGTCGCCGAGATCGAGGACGCCTTCGACATCATCATCAGCATGAACCAGCAGGCCGAGATCGAGAATTACGGCCAGCTGGTCGATGCCGTGACCAAGATGGCTGCCAACTGA
- a CDS encoding DUF3572 family protein, whose protein sequence is MPISFPPKSAAHDSADADALALNALGWVLADDERAERLLALTGLTPEILRERLTDRAVLTAVLDFLANHEPDLLLAADALSVEPQVLLAARERLAR, encoded by the coding sequence TTGCCAATCTCGTTCCCCCCCAAATCCGCCGCTCACGACTCTGCAGATGCCGATGCGCTGGCGCTCAACGCGCTCGGCTGGGTGCTGGCGGACGACGAGCGGGCGGAACGGCTGCTGGCGCTGACCGGCCTGACGCCCGAGATCCTGCGCGAACGGCTGACCGACCGCGCCGTGCTGACCGCCGTGCTCGATTTCCTCGCCAATCACGAACCCGACCTGCTGCTTGCCGCCGATGCCCTGAGCGTCGAGCCGCAGGTGCTGCTCGCCGCCCGCGAAAGGCTAGCCCGATGA
- a CDS encoding glycerophosphodiester phosphodiesterase family protein, whose amino-acid sequence MASRPVPAWLTEWEYAHRGLHGNLVPENSLAAARLAIAAGMGIECDIQRSADNLPMVFHDWDLARLTGSEGLTGGKSAMELRQLRYVESEESPATLGDLLALVAGQVPLLIEIKSKRGYDVIESCILVRDALAGYGGNHAVMSFDPRVARWFRHHSPATCAGLVMREDAHGYTRRRWQRRLALAIARPDFLAYHIAALPNAWVAGLRAKGLPVLTWTVNSPETRARALLNADALISEGAGLAGAAGA is encoded by the coding sequence ATGGCTAGTCGCCCGGTCCCGGCCTGGTTGACCGAATGGGAATACGCCCACCGCGGCCTGCACGGGAACTTAGTGCCGGAAAACTCGCTCGCTGCCGCGCGCTTGGCGATCGCGGCGGGGATGGGCATCGAATGCGATATCCAGCGCAGCGCCGACAACCTGCCGATGGTGTTCCATGACTGGGACCTCGCCCGACTGACCGGCAGCGAGGGACTGACGGGCGGCAAGAGCGCGATGGAATTGCGGCAGCTGCGCTACGTCGAGAGCGAAGAGAGCCCGGCGACGCTGGGAGATCTTCTCGCGCTGGTCGCAGGGCAAGTCCCGCTGCTGATCGAGATCAAGTCGAAACGCGGCTACGACGTCATCGAGAGCTGCATCCTCGTCCGCGATGCGCTGGCCGGATATGGCGGCAACCATGCGGTGATGAGCTTCGACCCCCGTGTGGCGCGCTGGTTCCGCCACCATTCGCCCGCGACCTGCGCCGGGCTGGTGATGCGCGAGGACGCGCATGGCTATACCCGGCGGCGCTGGCAACGGCGGCTGGCGCTGGCGATAGCGCGGCCCGATTTCCTCGCCTACCACATCGCCGCGCTGCCGAATGCATGGGTCGCCGGTCTGCGCGCCAAGGGCCTGCCGGTGCTGACCTGGACAGTCAATTCGCCCGAGACGCGGGCGCGGGCGCTGCTCAATGCCGATGCGCTGATCAGCGAGGGGGCGGGGCTGGCAGGAGCCGCCGGGGCATGA
- a CDS encoding RidA family protein gives MTIEARLNELGIVLPEAAAPVASYVPVVVHGGLAFVSGQVSFVEGTLLKGRLGDDVSLEDGMRAARGCGLMILAQLKAALGSLDRVERVVKLGGFVNSTPDFTDQPKVVNGASDLMLEVFGEAGKHARAAVGVPSLPLGVAVEVDAIVAVSDG, from the coding sequence ATGACCATCGAAGCCCGCTTGAACGAACTGGGGATCGTGCTGCCCGAAGCGGCGGCCCCGGTGGCGAGCTATGTCCCGGTGGTGGTCCACGGCGGGCTGGCCTTTGTTTCCGGGCAGGTCTCCTTCGTCGAGGGTACGCTGCTCAAGGGACGGCTGGGCGATGATGTTTCGCTGGAAGACGGCATGCGCGCCGCGCGCGGCTGCGGGCTGATGATCCTCGCTCAGCTCAAGGCGGCGCTCGGTTCGCTCGACCGGGTCGAGCGGGTGGTCAAGCTGGGCGGCTTCGTCAATTCCACGCCCGACTTCACCGATCAGCCCAAGGTGGTGAACGGTGCCTCCGACCTGATGCTCGAGGTTTTCGGCGAGGCCGGCAAGCACGCCCGCGCCGCCGTCGGCGTGCCCTCGTTGCCGCTGGGGGTGGCGGTCGAAGTCGATGCGATTGTTGCGGTGAGCGATGGCTAG
- a CDS encoding usg protein has translation MASRDFARQLEGYGLATVQIHYYLPDHPSLLQMFVMQQYDIAPRFPELDRFLAFWRREIEAVLHSVRVAHQHLIGPSEWRAVDGVISIN, from the coding sequence ATGGCCAGCCGCGATTTCGCCCGCCAGCTCGAGGGATACGGTCTCGCGACCGTGCAGATCCACTACTACCTGCCGGACCACCCCAGCCTGCTGCAGATGTTCGTCATGCAGCAATACGACATCGCCCCGCGCTTCCCGGAACTGGACCGGTTCCTCGCCTTCTGGCGGCGCGAGATCGAGGCGGTGCTGCATTCGGTCAGGGTGGCCCACCAGCATCTGATCGGCCCGAGCGAATGGCGCGCGGTCGACGGGGTGATCTCGATCAATTGA